A portion of the Burkholderia pseudomultivorans genome contains these proteins:
- a CDS encoding DUF1365 domain-containing protein yields MNAPFARDGMAARLLVGTVMHERLRPVRHAFAYPIFQVCCDVERLDEIDVGWFGIDRRAPLALASRDYGPRDGRALGPWMRDVLARAGIPADGPIWLQTIPRVFGYAFNPVSFWYCYDRAGRLRALYADVRNTFGAHHGYLLSAMRHAPIDADTVLVCRKTFHVSPFCDIVGDYAFRVRQCGDHLSVAIDYRDDDGLLLRTAIGMRSAPLTAARAWRALARQPLNAINVVIRIHWQALRLWLARVPFHGKTPPGRSAAADSPLSRSPGASPHGRSAMSDHEARP; encoded by the coding sequence ATGAACGCGCCCTTTGCCCGCGACGGCATGGCCGCCCGGCTGCTCGTCGGCACCGTGATGCATGAACGGCTGCGGCCGGTGCGCCATGCGTTCGCGTACCCGATATTCCAGGTCTGCTGCGACGTCGAGCGGCTGGACGAGATCGACGTCGGCTGGTTCGGCATCGATCGCCGGGCCCCGCTTGCGCTCGCTTCCCGCGACTACGGCCCGCGCGACGGCCGCGCGCTCGGCCCGTGGATGCGCGATGTCCTCGCGCGCGCCGGCATTCCCGCCGACGGCCCGATCTGGCTGCAGACGATCCCGCGCGTCTTCGGCTACGCATTCAATCCGGTGAGCTTCTGGTACTGCTACGACCGCGCGGGCCGGCTGCGCGCGCTGTACGCCGATGTGCGCAACACGTTCGGTGCGCACCACGGCTACCTGCTGAGTGCGATGCGTCACGCACCGATCGACGCCGACACCGTGCTCGTCTGCCGCAAGACGTTTCATGTCTCGCCGTTTTGCGACATCGTCGGCGATTACGCGTTTCGCGTGCGTCAGTGCGGCGACCATCTGAGCGTGGCAATCGACTATCGCGACGACGACGGTCTGCTGCTGCGCACGGCAATCGGCATGCGGTCCGCGCCGCTGACGGCGGCACGCGCATGGCGCGCGCTGGCCCGGCAGCCGCTGAACGCGATCAACGTCGTCATTCGCATTCATTGGCAAGCGCTGCGGCTGTGGCTCGCGCGCGTGCCGTTCCACGGCAAGACGCCCCCCGGCCGTTCCGCCGCTGCCGATTCGCCATTGTCCCGTTCGCCGGGCGCGTCGCCACACGGCCGCTCGGCGATGTCCGATCACGAGGCTCGCCCATGA
- a CDS encoding SAM-dependent methyltransferase — MTLLRLLSSASQPAMPLSARLFIALLRQINDGHLTLVTPEGAQHVFGDPHRQPAATLQVRDWRACRAILRAGDIGFAEAYRAGWIETPELVALLRLAIRNQPVIAKTVTGGRLARLWYALRHRLRMNTRAGSRRNIHAHYDLGNDFYGLWLDDTWTYSSACFDGDAQRSLADAQTAKYQRIVDSLGLRAGMHVLEIGCGWGGFAAHAARQGIRVHGVTVSQAQYALARERMARDGLSDRVTLELRDYRDVDGQYDAIVSIEMFEAVGETFWPVYFDTLRQRLKPGARALIQSITIIEPLFDAYRTSSDFIREFIFPGGMLPSPERFVDAARRAGLAAEPVLAFGDDYARTLRTWRAAFEARIDSVRAQRFDETFIRTWRLYLAYCEAGFVERRTDVMHFIVSSGG, encoded by the coding sequence ATGACCTTGCTGCGCCTGCTGTCTTCCGCCTCGCAACCGGCGATGCCGCTCTCGGCCCGGTTGTTCATCGCGCTGCTCCGGCAAATCAACGACGGTCACCTGACGCTCGTGACGCCCGAAGGCGCGCAGCATGTGTTCGGCGATCCGCACCGCCAGCCGGCCGCGACGCTGCAGGTCCGCGACTGGCGGGCGTGCCGTGCGATCCTGCGCGCGGGCGACATCGGATTCGCGGAAGCGTATCGCGCCGGCTGGATCGAGACGCCCGAACTCGTCGCGCTGCTGCGCCTCGCGATCCGCAACCAGCCGGTGATCGCGAAGACGGTGACCGGCGGCCGCCTGGCACGCCTCTGGTACGCGCTGCGTCACCGGCTGAGGATGAATACGCGGGCCGGCAGCCGCCGCAACATCCACGCGCACTATGATCTCGGCAACGACTTTTACGGATTGTGGCTCGACGACACGTGGACGTATTCGAGCGCATGCTTCGACGGCGACGCGCAGCGTTCGCTCGCCGACGCGCAAACGGCGAAGTATCAGCGCATCGTCGATTCGCTCGGCCTGCGCGCCGGCATGCACGTGCTCGAGATCGGCTGCGGCTGGGGCGGGTTCGCCGCGCATGCCGCGCGGCAAGGCATCCGCGTGCATGGCGTCACCGTCTCGCAGGCGCAATACGCGCTGGCCCGCGAGCGCATGGCGCGCGACGGGCTGTCCGATCGCGTCACGCTCGAATTGCGCGACTATCGGGACGTCGACGGCCAATACGACGCGATCGTGTCGATCGAGATGTTCGAGGCCGTGGGCGAAACATTCTGGCCGGTGTACTTCGACACGCTCAGGCAGCGCCTGAAGCCCGGTGCTCGCGCGCTGATTCAATCGATCACGATCATCGAGCCGCTATTCGACGCGTACCGCACGTCAAGCGACTTCATTCGCGAGTTCATCTTTCCCGGCGGGATGCTGCCGAGCCCGGAGCGTTTCGTCGATGCCGCGCGGCGGGCCGGCCTGGCCGCCGAACCGGTGCTCGCGTTCGGCGACGACTACGCGCGCACGCTGCGCACCTGGCGGGCCGCGTTCGAGGCGCGCATCGACTCGGTGCGTGCGCAACGGTTCGACGAGACGTTCATTCGCACCTGGCGCCTCTACCTCGCCTATTGCGAAGCGGGATTTGTCGAGCGGCGGACCGACGTGATGCATTTCATCGTGTCGTCGGGCGGCTGA
- a CDS encoding LacI family DNA-binding transcriptional regulator codes for MAHLPRQITKSAEHMSDSTKSDARPRRTSGRLTLRDVAEHVGVSQISVSRYFQDPARLSAPLRERIADAVAELGYVPNLVAGGLASARSRVIGMVIPNISGPIFANTIQSFSDEVTAHGYQLLLASSYFSTDLEENAVRGLLGWSPAALVLTSHFHSPGTEELIEQTQVPVLETWDFQPRRRPLQIGFVHQEAGRIAARHLVERGYRRIAFALNSAAGDASARERCDGYTEIMREHGREPIVFAPTEAQPMHAGREALLALCSARRTADAIIFANDNLAFGALLSAPGAGIRVPEQCAIVGFGDYPMAEMLTPGLTTVRPPAREIGVTAAERIFQLLQEDPPAFDTLRKSQRPMSCQLIIRASS; via the coding sequence GTGGCGCATTTGCCGCGTCAAATAACGAAATCAGCGGAACATATGTCCGATTCGACTAAAAGCGATGCGCGTCCCCGCCGCACGTCGGGACGCCTGACCCTGCGCGACGTGGCCGAGCACGTCGGCGTGTCGCAGATCAGCGTGTCGCGCTATTTCCAGGATCCGGCGCGGTTGTCCGCGCCGCTGCGCGAGCGAATCGCCGATGCGGTCGCTGAACTCGGCTACGTGCCGAATCTCGTCGCCGGCGGGCTCGCTTCGGCGCGCAGCCGTGTCATCGGCATGGTCATTCCGAACATCTCGGGGCCCATCTTTGCGAACACGATCCAGAGCTTCAGCGACGAGGTCACGGCACACGGTTACCAGTTGCTGCTCGCATCGAGCTATTTCTCGACGGATCTCGAGGAGAACGCGGTGCGTGGATTGCTCGGGTGGTCGCCGGCGGCGCTCGTGCTCACGTCGCACTTCCATTCCCCGGGCACCGAGGAACTGATCGAACAGACGCAGGTGCCCGTGCTCGAAACGTGGGACTTCCAGCCACGGCGCAGACCGCTGCAGATCGGCTTCGTGCACCAGGAAGCCGGACGCATCGCGGCGCGTCATCTGGTGGAACGCGGCTATCGACGCATCGCGTTCGCGCTGAACAGCGCGGCAGGCGACGCAAGCGCGCGCGAGCGGTGCGATGGTTATACCGAGATCATGCGCGAGCATGGGCGCGAGCCGATCGTGTTTGCACCGACCGAAGCGCAGCCGATGCACGCAGGACGCGAGGCGCTGCTCGCGCTGTGTTCCGCCCGCCGCACGGCCGACGCGATCATCTTCGCGAACGACAACCTCGCGTTCGGTGCGCTGCTGTCCGCGCCCGGCGCGGGCATTCGCGTACCGGAGCAATGTGCGATCGTCGGCTTCGGCGACTATCCGATGGCGGAGATGCTGACGCCGGGATTGACGACCGTGCGGCCTCCCGCGCGTGAAATCGGCGTCACGGCGGCCGAGCGGATCTTCCAGCTTCTGCAGGAGGATCCGCCGGCGTTCGACACGCTTCGCAAAAGTCAGCGACCGATGTCGTGCCAACTGATTATCCGGGCGAGCAGTTAA
- a CDS encoding sigma-70 family RNA polymerase sigma factor, which produces MSNTPGGASGFDQSASSRDADADVARREHLNRVMLQAATGDQAAFAELYRLTASRVFGTIVRMLHDHGEAEDLLQEVYTTAWRRIDAFDPARGGAMTWLITLARNKTIDRLRQHRDAQLDDEQALELPAEDPTPAALAEASQERLRLERCLAQLDPQQGRAVREAFFSGATYSELAARLRVPLGTMKSWIRRSLMQLKVCLEQ; this is translated from the coding sequence ATGAGCAACACGCCAGGCGGTGCCAGCGGCTTCGATCAGTCAGCCTCTTCGCGCGATGCCGATGCGGATGTCGCTCGCCGCGAACATCTGAACCGGGTGATGCTTCAGGCAGCAACCGGCGACCAGGCGGCTTTCGCGGAGCTGTACCGGCTGACCGCGTCGCGGGTGTTCGGGACAATCGTGCGCATGCTTCACGATCACGGGGAAGCCGAGGATCTCCTCCAGGAGGTCTACACGACCGCATGGCGACGTATCGACGCGTTCGACCCGGCGCGCGGCGGCGCGATGACGTGGCTGATCACGCTGGCGCGCAACAAGACGATCGACCGCTTGCGGCAGCATCGCGACGCGCAACTCGACGACGAACAGGCGCTGGAGCTTCCCGCCGAAGATCCGACGCCCGCCGCGCTGGCGGAGGCCTCGCAGGAGCGCCTGCGCCTCGAGCGATGCCTCGCGCAACTCGATCCGCAGCAGGGCCGCGCGGTGCGCGAGGCCTTCTTCAGCGGCGCGACCTACAGTGAGCTGGCAGCGCGACTGCGTGTGCCGCTCGGAACCATGAAGAGCTGGATCCGGCGCAGCCTGATGCAGCTGAAGGTGTGTCTGGAGCAATGA
- a CDS encoding SAM-dependent methyltransferase encodes MTATTSQPSPASAAAPNDAWLIRCCERGWLPDRLIRAGMRSLMQQRLRDEHAYDGERRAAAYDTLVRELGASPIAIETLAANTQHYEVPGSFFEAHLGPRLKYSCGYYPCGDETLSQAEEAMLALYAQRARLEDGQRILDLGCGWGSLSLWLAERYPAAQIVGLSNSHGQRHFIERCAAQRGLTNLRIVTGNVVEFDFDPEDAGFDRVLSIEMFEHMKNYGQLLAKIARWMHDDGKLFVHIFAHKLLAYHFAVHDDTDWMSRHFFTGGTMPSADLLLRFQDDVRIARQWWLDGTHYARTANQWLASLDAARPRIMPIFETVYGADARIWFQRWRMFYMAVAELFGYADGQEWGVAHYLFDKRRVLA; translated from the coding sequence ATGACCGCTACCACCTCGCAACCGTCGCCGGCCTCGGCGGCGGCACCCAACGACGCCTGGCTGATCCGCTGCTGCGAGCGCGGCTGGCTGCCGGACCGGCTGATCCGGGCCGGCATGCGCTCGCTCATGCAGCAACGCCTGCGCGACGAACACGCGTATGACGGCGAACGGCGCGCGGCGGCCTACGACACGCTGGTGCGTGAACTGGGCGCGAGCCCGATCGCAATCGAAACGCTCGCGGCGAACACGCAGCATTACGAAGTGCCCGGCAGCTTCTTCGAGGCCCATCTCGGCCCGCGGCTCAAATATTCGTGCGGCTATTACCCGTGCGGCGACGAAACGCTGTCGCAAGCAGAAGAAGCCATGCTGGCGTTGTACGCGCAGCGCGCCAGGCTGGAGGACGGCCAGCGCATTCTCGACCTCGGATGCGGCTGGGGTTCGCTGTCGCTCTGGCTCGCCGAGCGCTACCCGGCCGCGCAGATCGTCGGCCTGTCGAATTCGCACGGTCAACGCCACTTCATCGAGCGGTGCGCGGCGCAGCGCGGGCTGACGAATCTGCGCATCGTGACCGGCAACGTGGTGGAGTTCGACTTCGATCCCGAGGATGCCGGTTTCGACCGCGTGCTCTCGATCGAGATGTTCGAGCACATGAAGAACTACGGGCAACTGCTCGCCAAAATCGCGCGCTGGATGCACGACGACGGCAAGCTCTTCGTGCACATCTTCGCGCACAAGCTGCTCGCCTATCACTTCGCGGTGCACGACGACACCGACTGGATGTCGCGCCATTTCTTCACGGGCGGGACGATGCCGTCGGCCGACCTGCTGCTGCGGTTCCAGGACGACGTGCGCATCGCCCGCCAATGGTGGCTCGACGGGACTCACTACGCCCGCACGGCCAATCAGTGGCTCGCGTCGCTCGATGCGGCGCGCCCCCGGATCATGCCGATTTTCGAGACGGTCTACGGCGCCGACGCCCGCATCTGGTTCCAGCGCTGGCGGATGTTCTACATGGCGGTCGCCGAGCTGTTCGGCTATGCCGACGGGCAGGAATGGGGCGTCGCCCACTATCTGTTCGACAAGCGCCGGGTTCTCGCATGA
- a CDS encoding DUF1295 domain-containing protein, with amino-acid sequence MPAVVVALLAFVGLILSFTTVWITQLHSRNAGMIDPVWAATLGGVAVFVAALATGPELNRALVAAGGGIWGLRLARHLWRRNSGQPEDPRYRQFRLQWGDAAPRNMFWLFQLQALISMLLSIAFFIPAYSAATPSRFAIAAAVAIWIAAVAGETASDRQLKRFLADPDHGGQVCRAGWWRYSRHPNYFFECVHWLAYTALAIGMPWGWLTLFPPLLMAWLLLKVSGLPLLEARLVQSRPGYREYMRTTSAIVPWPPRPAPGPSPTRSDHPEDRSTRS; translated from the coding sequence ATGCCCGCCGTCGTCGTTGCCCTCCTCGCCTTCGTCGGACTGATCCTGTCCTTCACGACGGTGTGGATTACCCAATTGCATTCCCGGAACGCCGGGATGATCGATCCGGTCTGGGCCGCGACGCTCGGCGGCGTCGCCGTGTTCGTCGCCGCGCTGGCGACCGGCCCGGAATTGAATCGTGCGCTCGTCGCCGCGGGCGGCGGCATCTGGGGGCTGCGACTCGCGCGGCACCTGTGGCGGCGCAACAGCGGGCAGCCGGAAGACCCGCGCTATCGACAGTTCCGCCTGCAGTGGGGCGACGCCGCGCCGCGCAACATGTTCTGGCTGTTCCAGTTGCAGGCGCTGATCTCGATGCTGCTGTCCATCGCGTTCTTTATCCCCGCATACAGCGCGGCAACCCCGTCCCGGTTCGCGATTGCCGCGGCAGTGGCGATCTGGATCGCCGCCGTCGCCGGAGAGACGGCCTCCGACCGGCAACTCAAGCGGTTTCTCGCGGATCCCGACCACGGCGGCCAGGTCTGTCGCGCCGGCTGGTGGCGCTATTCGCGGCACCCCAACTATTTTTTCGAGTGCGTGCACTGGCTCGCCTACACGGCGCTGGCGATCGGCATGCCGTGGGGCTGGCTGACGCTGTTCCCGCCACTCCTGATGGCATGGCTGCTGCTCAAGGTATCCGGCTTGCCGCTGCTCGAAGCGCGTCTGGTGCAAAGCCGGCCGGGCTACCGCGAGTACATGCGCACGACCAGCGCCATCGTTCCGTGGCCTCCGAGGCCGGCGCCCGGCCCTTCCCCCACTCGATCCGATCACCCTGAAGACCGGAGCACGCGATCATGA
- a CDS encoding lipocalin family protein, whose product MRAEISYRVVRRIAVTVVTALAIGAAGCSGSPPNPNPRAAVPLSTVPVDLPRYMGRWYVIANIPYFAERRFVGSRAEWRLRDDGRIDDAFVGRKGGFDQPEKHYRFVDAVKPGSGGGEWRVRLFWPVYVTQLTLYVDPDYRYTILGYPGKTLGWIFSREPTMDEATYRSLLARLDAMGYDTSRFRRVPQTPDQIGKPGFASPGDRE is encoded by the coding sequence ATGAGGGCCGAAATCTCATACCGGGTCGTCCGCCGCATCGCCGTCACGGTCGTGACGGCGCTCGCGATCGGGGCCGCCGGGTGCTCGGGCAGCCCGCCGAACCCGAATCCGCGCGCCGCCGTCCCGCTGTCGACCGTACCCGTCGACCTGCCGCGCTACATGGGCCGCTGGTACGTGATCGCGAACATCCCGTATTTCGCGGAACGCCGCTTCGTCGGCAGCCGGGCCGAGTGGCGCCTGCGCGACGACGGCCGGATCGACGACGCATTCGTCGGCCGCAAAGGCGGCTTCGACCAGCCCGAGAAGCACTACCGGTTCGTCGACGCCGTCAAGCCCGGCAGCGGCGGCGGCGAATGGCGCGTGCGGCTGTTCTGGCCGGTGTATGTCACGCAACTGACGCTCTACGTCGACCCCGACTACCGGTACACGATCCTCGGCTACCCGGGCAAGACGCTCGGCTGGATCTTCTCGCGCGAGCCGACGATGGACGAGGCCACCTATCGCTCGCTGCTCGCCCGGCTCGATGCGATGGGTTACGACACGTCGCGCTTCAGGCGGGTGCCGCAAACACCCGACCAGATCGGCAAGCCGGGCTTCGCGTCGCCCGGCGATCGCGAATGA
- a CDS encoding lipocalin family protein: MKRSIVGRPLWAAGVIVAGAALVLAGCAGLAGGPSGNAHVPQPAKSVDLDRYVGRWYEFARYENRFERGCDGVTADYAKREDGLVGVRNTCREGGPDGRARSADGRARIVADSGGAKLKVSFFGPFFFGDYWVLDRADDYAWSIVGEPSGRFLWILTRDAKPSAEQAAALVERVRALGYDTTMLRRTAH, translated from the coding sequence ATGAAGCGAAGTATCGTGGGCCGGCCGCTGTGGGCGGCAGGCGTGATCGTGGCGGGCGCCGCCCTGGTGCTGGCGGGATGTGCCGGCCTCGCCGGCGGGCCCAGCGGGAATGCACACGTTCCGCAACCCGCGAAATCCGTCGATCTCGATCGCTACGTCGGCAGATGGTACGAGTTCGCGCGGTACGAAAACCGCTTCGAGCGCGGATGCGACGGCGTGACGGCCGACTATGCGAAGCGGGAAGACGGTCTCGTCGGTGTGCGCAATACCTGCCGCGAAGGCGGCCCGGACGGCCGCGCTCGAAGCGCCGACGGGCGCGCAAGGATCGTGGCCGACAGCGGCGGCGCAAAGCTGAAAGTGTCGTTCTTCGGGCCGTTCTTCTTCGGCGATTACTGGGTGCTCGATCGCGCCGACGACTACGCATGGTCGATCGTCGGTGAACCGTCGGGGCGGTTCCTGTGGATCCTGACGCGCGATGCGAAGCCTTCCGCTGAACAGGCCGCGGCGCTCGTCGAACGGGTGCGGGCGCTCGGTTACGACACGACGATGTTGCGGCGCACTGCGCATTAG
- a CDS encoding NAD(P)/FAD-dependent oxidoreductase, with the protein MHPELRMSLPGRRIAVVGAGIAGLASAYLLARRHRVTLFEAADYLGGHTHTVDVDLDGARHPVDTGFLVFNDRTYPNLIALFDELGVAAHSTDMSFSVSVDGGRLEWAGSNLNTVFAQRRNLFSPTFLGMLRDILRFNASAQDHLESASRQRLSVGELLTAGGYGASFQHHYLLPMAAAIWSSAANDILRFPAATFLRFCLNHALLQVNNRPTWRTVAGGARQYVERIAATLDDVRVNTPVRAIRRDDAGVTVATDTAGHERFDAIVLACHAPTSLRLLADASKAERDVLGAVRYQHNVAVLHTDTALLPRRRRVWSAWNYLGGRPRRTGGESPVCVSYLLNQLQPLPFRSPVVVTLNPVDEPAPDTQLGRYDYEHPLLDLAAVDAQHRLPMLQGRRNTWFAGAWTGYGFHEDGLKSALRVARSFGIAPSWARP; encoded by the coding sequence ATGCACCCGGAACTTAGAATGTCGCTGCCCGGCCGGCGGATTGCCGTCGTCGGCGCCGGCATCGCGGGCCTGGCCAGCGCGTACTTGCTGGCCCGCCGTCACCGTGTGACGCTGTTCGAGGCCGCCGACTATCTCGGCGGTCACACGCACACGGTCGACGTCGACCTCGACGGCGCACGCCACCCCGTCGACACGGGATTCCTCGTGTTCAACGACCGGACCTATCCGAACCTGATCGCGCTGTTCGACGAACTGGGCGTGGCCGCCCATTCGACCGACATGTCGTTTTCGGTTTCGGTCGACGGCGGCCGGCTCGAATGGGCCGGCAGCAACCTGAACACGGTGTTCGCACAACGCCGCAACCTGTTCTCGCCGACCTTTCTCGGCATGTTGCGCGACATCCTGCGCTTCAACGCGTCCGCGCAAGATCACCTCGAATCGGCGAGCCGGCAGCGTCTTTCGGTCGGGGAACTGCTCACGGCCGGCGGTTACGGCGCATCGTTCCAGCATCACTACCTGCTGCCGATGGCGGCCGCCATCTGGTCGAGCGCGGCCAACGACATCCTGCGGTTTCCGGCGGCGACATTCCTGCGCTTCTGCCTGAATCACGCGTTGTTGCAGGTCAACAACCGGCCGACCTGGCGCACCGTCGCGGGCGGCGCGCGGCAGTACGTCGAGCGCATCGCCGCGACGCTCGACGACGTGCGCGTGAATACGCCGGTCCGCGCGATACGGCGCGACGACGCGGGCGTGACGGTGGCGACCGATACGGCCGGTCACGAGCGTTTCGACGCGATCGTGCTCGCGTGCCATGCGCCGACCAGCCTGCGGCTGCTCGCGGATGCGAGCAAGGCCGAGCGCGACGTGCTCGGCGCCGTGCGTTACCAGCACAACGTCGCGGTGCTTCATACCGATACCGCGTTGCTGCCGCGCCGACGGCGCGTGTGGTCGGCATGGAACTACCTGGGCGGCCGGCCGAGGCGCACGGGCGGCGAATCGCCGGTGTGCGTGAGCTACCTGCTCAACCAGTTGCAGCCGTTGCCGTTCCGCTCGCCGGTCGTCGTCACGTTGAATCCGGTCGACGAGCCCGCGCCCGACACCCAGCTCGGCCGCTACGATTACGAACACCCGCTGCTCGATCTCGCGGCCGTGGATGCGCAGCATCGCCTGCCGATGCTGCAAGGGCGGCGCAATACGTGGTTTGCGGGAGCGTGGACGGGCTACGGGTTCCATGAGGATGGACTGAAATCGGCGTTGCGCGTCGCCCGCAGCTTCGGCATCGCGCCGTCCTGGGCTCGCCCATGA
- a CDS encoding chalcone isomerase family protein, which produces MRRRLAMLAAVAAAALAAPLFAGASCVDDIASARLIGSGRFCILGICLYDAQLWAPRPPGAFDTPFALSLAYRHDVKGERLVSTGMDEIERLAPAPLPAATLEAWRRDIERAFTDVSRGDVLCGVYVPERGARFYTNGRLTADVTDPAFARAFFSIWLDPRTRAKSLRRQLLGDDAR; this is translated from the coding sequence ATGCGGCGCAGGCTTGCGATGCTCGCCGCAGTCGCGGCCGCGGCGCTGGCTGCACCCTTGTTCGCCGGCGCGAGCTGCGTCGACGACATCGCGTCGGCGCGACTGATCGGATCCGGCCGGTTCTGCATCCTGGGCATCTGTCTGTACGACGCCCAGCTGTGGGCGCCCCGGCCGCCGGGCGCGTTCGACACGCCGTTTGCGTTGTCGCTTGCCTACCGTCACGACGTGAAAGGCGAGCGGCTAGTCTCGACGGGCATGGACGAGATCGAGCGACTCGCACCCGCACCGTTGCCGGCGGCGACGCTCGAAGCATGGCGCCGCGATATCGAACGGGCGTTCACCGACGTATCGCGCGGCGACGTGCTGTGCGGTGTGTATGTGCCCGAGCGCGGCGCACGCTTCTACACCAACGGCCGCCTCACGGCCGACGTGACCGACCCGGCGTTCGCGCGCGCATTCTTCTCGATCTGGCTCGACCCGCGCACGCGGGCAAAGTCGTTGCGCCGTCAGTTGCTGGGCGACGATGCACGCTGA
- a CDS encoding DUF2256 domain-containing protein yields the protein MVNKMHLPEKTCETCGLPFSWRKKWKAAWDEVRYCSERCRRNRRPRSRMKPNAARW from the coding sequence ATGGTCAACAAGATGCACTTGCCTGAGAAGACATGCGAGACCTGCGGCTTGCCTTTCAGCTGGAGAAAGAAATGGAAAGCCGCCTGGGACGAAGTCCGATATTGCTCGGAGCGTTGCCGTCGAAATCGGCGGCCGCGCTCCCGCATGAAGCCAAACGCTGCACGTTGGTGA
- a CDS encoding anti-sigma factor — protein MNTPADHDPELRCAEYALGVLDADARRELEQSAARDPALQATLERWQRHLAPLADDVTPVDPPARTWTRIQHQLGFIPPPRPRSAAPSDGWWNNLKLWRWVGMGASVAALGLLTVNVIRVGEAPPRPAADDSHYMAATLAQADGVARWTATVDLRRARMVVVPANTPPVAADRSTELWLIPPNAKPISLGVFASNTPASMTLPQAIVARLDARAVLAVSLEPHGGSPSGQPTGPVLATGAMHTT, from the coding sequence ATGAATACGCCGGCCGATCACGATCCCGAATTGCGCTGCGCCGAATACGCCCTCGGCGTGCTCGACGCAGACGCGCGCCGCGAGCTGGAGCAGTCCGCCGCGCGCGACCCGGCGTTGCAAGCCACGCTCGAGCGCTGGCAGCGCCACCTCGCCCCGCTCGCGGACGACGTCACGCCCGTCGACCCGCCCGCGAGAACCTGGACGAGGATCCAGCACCAACTGGGCTTCATCCCGCCGCCGCGCCCGCGCAGCGCTGCGCCATCCGACGGATGGTGGAACAACCTGAAACTGTGGCGCTGGGTCGGCATGGGCGCGAGCGTGGCGGCGCTCGGGCTGCTCACGGTCAACGTGATCCGGGTGGGCGAAGCGCCGCCGCGCCCCGCTGCCGACGACAGCCACTACATGGCGGCCACGCTGGCACAAGCGGATGGCGTCGCACGGTGGACCGCCACGGTCGACTTGCGGCGTGCCCGGATGGTCGTGGTGCCCGCGAACACGCCACCGGTCGCTGCGGACCGCTCGACGGAGCTCTGGCTGATTCCGCCGAATGCGAAGCCGATCTCGCTCGGCGTATTCGCGTCGAACACACCGGCGTCGATGACGCTGCCGCAAGCGATCGTCGCGCGACTCGATGCACGCGCGGTGCTCGCCGTATCGCTCGAGCCTCACGGCGGCTCGCCGAGCGGCCAACCCACCGGGCCGGTGCTCGCCACCGGCGCGATGCACACCACTTGA